Genomic segment of Acidobacteriota bacterium:
TTTTGCCAGGATGAATAACTATATTTTTGAAATAGAACACTTTCAATATGTCCGGCGAAGGGCTTTCCCGACCGCCTCCGCGCCATGGCCGACGAACTCGAACTCGAATCCCCGCTGTCCTCTCAGCCTCCGGCGGTTTCCCCCTACGACTCGCTCCTGGCGCGCAACGAGAGGTCGGCGCCGGCGGTGGCGACTCGTCTCGCGGTCGAGCGGCGTGACGCCGATCGCGACCTCGGGCTGCTGTTGCGTTTGGGTGGCGAGGAGGCGCGACGGCGGGTGGCGCGGGCCCGGCGGCGCTTCCGCAGTCCCTTCTTGGCGCAGCACCTGCTCGAGCACAGTCGGGCAGCGATGGAGGTGTCGCCGGCCCGGGCACGACATCTCGCGGATCTCGCCTATCGAGTCGTCCTCTACCCGCGGCAACGCAACTCCTTCACCGTCGAGCTGATGACCACGGCGCTGGTCTATCGCGCCCAGGCGGAGGCCCTGCTCGGCGACCTCGAGACCGCCGAGCTCGGCTTCGCCTTGGCCCGCCGGCTGCGCAGTCGGCTACCGATCACGGACTTCGGGCTGCGTGCCGAGATGGACTTGTTCGAAGGCTTGCTGTGTCGCAAACAGCGCCGCTTCCATCGCGCCGATCGGCTGCTGCTGCGCGCCTGGCGGCTCTTTCTCACCCAGCGCACGGTGAGCCGTGCCGTCGAGGCGCTCCTCGAGTTCGTTCTGTCGCGGTTGCTCCAGGGGGACCCGCTGGGGGCCCTCGAAGGACTGCAGCGCTGCCGGCGTTTCGCCGGCGAGCTGCCGGCTCGGATCCTCGCCCGTTGCGAGATCGCTCGCCTCGAGGCACTCTTCGCCCTCGAGCGCTGGGAGGCGCTGAGGGCCGCCCTGCCGGTGGCACTGGGGGCCTGCCGGCCCTTCCCACGGCTCCATGGCCACGCCTGCCGGTTCGCCGGCCGTCTCGCCAGCCGACGCGGCCGCACCGCGGAGGCCGAGCGTATGCTGCTCGCCTCCTGGGGAGCCTTGCGCGGCCGCGGCGAGGATTTCGAGGCCGCTCGGTCATCCCTCGACCTGGCCGAGCACTATCTGCGGCGTGGCGCCCGCGGCCGCGGGCAGCAGGCTGCCGAGCGTTGCTTGCACAGCCTGCTGGCTGGTGATGTGCCGCCCGAGGCCCGGCTGGTCATCCAGGCGCTGCGCCGGGGTGATGCCCTGTCGGTGGCGACGGTCGCCGAGCTGCGCGGCACCCTCGATCGCCTGCGCGATGCGCCGCGACCGGCGCCGGTGCCTTGCTGAGGGGACCCCTCGCGAGGCCGCCGTCGGCGCCGCCTTGGCTGCCGGCGAACCCCTCAGACGGGATTGACGCGAAAGATCGGGAAGTACGAGGTCAGGCGTCCGGCGGCGTGGTCCTCGGCCAGGCTGGGGAGCTCGTCCCAGTCCGTGGCGTGGCCGTTGACCGGTGCCATCCAGCCGGCGCGCTCGGCGTAGTCGACGGCCTCGAGGGCTTCCGGGTAGCGCGCGTAGTGGGTGTGGACGTGGGTGTGCCAGCTCATGCACTCGAGGGCGCGGACGGTCGAGAGGTTCATGCCCTCTTTCCAGCCGGCGGTGGTGACCACCCCGGAGCGGCCGAGGGACTTGAGGGTGGCGCGGAAGACCGGTAGGCCGATGAAGTCGACCAGGATCGACACCCCGCGGCCGCCGGTCTTGCGAGCCACCAGCTCGAGGAAGGCGTTCTCGGAGTCGATGTAGGCCGCGCGGTAGGCCTCGTCGCTGCGATACCGTTTCGGGTCGTAGGCCAGATTCGGGAACTGCCGGCGATCGATCGGTTCGATGCCCGATTCGCGGATCAGCTCGAGGCGTTGGTCGTCGGAGGACATCATCGCCGTGTCGGCGCCCTGTAGGGCAGCCAGGGTTAGCTCGGCATAGGTGACGCCGCCACCCCAGCCCCAGACGATCGGTCGCAGGTCCTGCTCGTCGGCCGTGAGGTGGAGCCGCCAGCAGCCGTAGGCGGCTCGCCAGTTGGCCCAGGCGGTGATGTAGCGCAGCGAAAAGGCGGCCCACTGCGGATAGGTGAAGCGGGTGTCGTCCGGTAGCCGGATGAGCTGTTGGCGATGGAGCTTGGTACGCCGCGCCAGCAGGCCGATGCTGCCCGGGGCGTCGTAGGCATAGATCTTCTTGGGGAAGCCGCGCTCGTCCCAGATGCCGTTGCAGAACACCAGGCAGATATCGCCCTCGGCGAGGTCATCGATGGCCGATCCGGGACGCAGCACGCGCACCACGCCGGCGTTACCGATCACCACCCGGGGTTCGTCGCGCTGGCGGCAGATGTCCACCGGCCGGCGGTCGAGGGCGTGGGACATGTTGCCTTCCCAGCAGCCGAAGAGCGGCTCGACGAGAACCTCGTCCTCGGTGATGTTCGAGAACTCGAAGCGCTCGCGCACCAGGCCGTGGTGGCCGTTCTGGTTGGCCGGATAGAGGACCCAGGCGTCGGTTTCGATGGTTCCGTTGGGCATGGCTAGAAGTCGACCGGCAGGGCCTTGAGGGCTCGGGTGATCGGGTTGTTGACCCACTCGAGCTCGGCCTGCGGCCGCGGTCGGAGATTGGGCATGCGGCGCAGCAGGGTGCGCAGGCTGATCTGGATCTCAGTGATGGCGAGGGCGGCGCCGAGGCAGAAATGGGTGCCGAGGCCGAAAGCGAAGTGGCGGTTGTCCTCCCGTCGCGTGACGTCGAGGAGGTCGGGATCGGCGAACTGGTCGGGATCGCGGTTGGCCGCTCCGAGGACCAGCCACAAAACTTCCCCCTTGCGGATCGACTTGCCGCCGATCTCGACATCCTCGAAGGCCGAGCGCTGGATCATCTGAACCGGGCTGTCATAGCGCAGGAACTCGTTGATCGAGCCGTCGATGAGGTCCGGGTCGCGTTGGATCCGCTCTAGCTGATCGGGGTTCTCGAACAGGGCGTGGAGGGAGTTGCCGAGCAGGATGGTGGTGGTCTCGTGACCGGCGTAGAGCAGCAGGACGCAGTTGGCCAGAAGCTCTTCGAGGTCGATCGGGTGGCCCTGCCGCTCGCCCTCGACGAAGCGCCCGATGAGGTTGTCCTGGGGCCCTTTGCGGCGCTGGTCGACGACCATTTCGCGCATGTACTCGGTCATTTCGAGGACGGTGCGCTGGGCCAGGCGCATGGCCTCGATCTGGAACAGGCCGGCGCCGAGGAAGTCGGTGATGTGCTCGGACCACTGGCGGAAGCGATCGCGGTCCTCGAAGGCGACCCCCAGCATGTTGGCGATGACCGTGGCCGGAAGCGGGTAGGCGAGGTCTCCCACGACATCCATCTCGCCGCGATCCTGGACCTCGTCGAGCAGCTCGTCGGTGGCCTGTTGGATGAGCGGTCGCATCTCTTCGACCAGGCGTGGTGTGAAGGCCCGCTGCATCGGCGAGCGCACCCGCGTGTGGGTCGGCGGCTCGAGGTTTCCCATCCAGCGCTCGAGGTGATCGCGTAGCGGCGTCAGCTCCTGGCGATTCTCTTCCGGCAGGGTGTCGAAGATCTTGCCGAGAGT
This window contains:
- a CDS encoding cytochrome P450, with protein sequence MSTAPATEKLPDILEYAARINPYPVYHALRQQDPVQFHEGWGGWLLTSYRDIGACLKDPRLSASGTLGKIFDTLPEENRQELTPLRDHLERWMGNLEPPTHTRVRSPMQRAFTPRLVEEMRPLIQQATDELLDEVQDRGEMDVVGDLAYPLPATVIANMLGVAFEDRDRFRQWSEHITDFLGAGLFQIEAMRLAQRTVLEMTEYMREMVVDQRRKGPQDNLIGRFVEGERQGHPIDLEELLANCVLLLYAGHETTTILLGNSLHALFENPDQLERIQRDPDLIDGSINEFLRYDSPVQMIQRSAFEDVEIGGKSIRKGEVLWLVLGAANRDPDQFADPDLLDVTRREDNRHFAFGLGTHFCLGAALAITEIQISLRTLLRRMPNLRPRPQAELEWVNNPITRALKALPVDF
- a CDS encoding zinc-binding alcohol dehydrogenase family protein, which codes for MPNGTIETDAWVLYPANQNGHHGLVRERFEFSNITEDEVLVEPLFGCWEGNMSHALDRRPVDICRQRDEPRVVIGNAGVVRVLRPGSAIDDLAEGDICLVFCNGIWDERGFPKKIYAYDAPGSIGLLARRTKLHRQQLIRLPDDTRFTYPQWAAFSLRYITAWANWRAAYGCWRLHLTADEQDLRPIVWGWGGGVTYAELTLAALQGADTAMMSSDDQRLELIRESGIEPIDRRQFPNLAYDPKRYRSDEAYRAAYIDSENAFLELVARKTGGRGVSILVDFIGLPVFRATLKSLGRSGVVTTAGWKEGMNLSTVRALECMSWHTHVHTHYARYPEALEAVDYAERAGWMAPVNGHATDWDELPSLAEDHAAGRLTSYFPIFRVNPV